Genomic DNA from Cucurbita pepo subsp. pepo cultivar mu-cu-16 chromosome LG13, ASM280686v2, whole genome shotgun sequence:
agggaaagcgcAAATGCTAGCGGTAGCCCATCTTgaaggaaagcctaaaaagaaaagtctaaagaggacaatacttGCGAGGGATGCACGCACTTGGGCTTTTGACATTATATGATatccatgaaaattttaaacccTCCACTTCAAACatctataattaatattgCATAGATAGTTATTCAGTTTTAAGATGATGGATCTTTCGTTCTTCTATAAGCGTGTGTTTTGATGGGAATTTTATACcgtcaaattaatttaaatcacGGATTTCTATGATGAAGATATAAgacattataatatatatcatGGACTCGAATAGATGAAAAACAAGTTCAGGCAGCGTACTGTTGGGAGAATAAAGAGTTCAGACTATTATTTCAACTTACCAGGACAGGAAATTTCATGAAGTCTCTCTGAAATTGGTGGGGAAGCCCTATCTGTAAGCATTGCTGCAACAAATTCCACAAGTGCCTTATCCCAGTTTTTTGTCCTCAATGGCTGCAATTTTACCATGCAACGAAAAATGAACGCCCATTTGataacaatttagtttttggtttttttacGATTTCTCTACCAAAGGTTTCATCCTTCGAAAGCATTTGAATTCATAGTCGATCCCAAAAGCCAAAAAcaggtttttaaaaacttttttttctttctagattGCAATGTTTGGttagattttgaaaacatttcaaaagaGTGAATGACGAAACaaagaatcaaataattatcgaACGAGGTCAAGTCTACCTTTGTATACCCATGTAGAATATGTTCATTTACTCGAGCCGAATCGTACCAAGCATTCTTGATAGCAACAATACCAGCTTTATCTATAATCATCCGTACCTGGACACACCAGAATGTTTATAATACCCATATGCTCAAATGctaataaagaaaaggaattgAACAAGAACCTTTGGCAAATAACAAAATGAAACACTTTACCAACGTCAGAACCAAGGTTGAACGAAGAAGAGCTAACAGAAGTTTTATGTACAAGAAGTCGAGGATTTCTAGAATTCTTTTCACCATCTGCATTATTGACTGCACAATGAACTTGGCCACATCTGAGAGAATCTTGAACAGTTGAACTACTGGATTCCCAACAACATTTGAATCAGAGACGTTCTCTTGGACCGGGTTGTCCCGGGGGAATCTAACTCCTAAAGGAGCCAGAATTGCTGGGGCAACAAGGATTAAAGCAGCAACCCTTTGAGGATCTTGGAAGTATGAATTTACTGCTACAAGCGAACCTGCTGAATGCCTGATGATAACAGTTTCTATTATTGCTTGCAAAGATCACAACATTCAGAAGGATATAACAGTTCATGATTCATGAAATAGGTTAGAAATCTTCATTCCTGCTTGGTTTCATCAAGAAATTTTGTAACTGATATCAAATATGACTTTTATCTTCTCTTCACTGTTGCTCTGgttcttttttcaaatgaCTATTTAGTTTAAGtggaaaacaagaaatttagGCTAATTTTACACATGATGTCCATGAAAGTATGAACCAAGGTGAAAACACTTAATTGGAAACATCTCACATCACTTATCACTTATCTTCAACGACCCaggcctaccgctagcagatattgtcctctttaggctttccctttcgggctttccctcaaggtttttaaaacgcgtctactagtaaaaggtttccacactcttataaagggtgtttcgttctcctccccaactaatgtgagatatcacaaatCAACTGTTGTGTGTCATTAGAACTATATGATGAAATGGAGCATTGGAAGAATAGATAAACAAAATTCATGAGTTCCCACCAGAGACAATCCACAGAAGTAAAGACAGAAATATGCATACCCAATCAAGATTGCCTTTTCAGCTCCTAAGAATCCGATGAAATACAGAGTAGCAAGGACTGAAAACGCCATGCTGTATGGATTTAGAGGTTTTGTGTCGTTCGTACCAGCAGAAGAATGCCCCAAATAATCTTCCCTTGACGTCAATCCAAAAGCTGGTCGATCAAACGCCAGTACTTTGGAACCAGTAATATCAGCTAAAGGCTTCATCACCCAATTCCATGAGAAAACAGAAGCTCCAAAGCCATGCAAGAGAATCATAGGAAGACCAATCTTGTTACTTCGATGAGGAGTCGAAGTTGTTGGCAGAGCAGGACTTGGATCAGGGGTTAGGGTTGGCGTTCGAGTTTGATATAAGGAGTCCCCTTGTAATTCCGGATCATAAACCTTGTAATGTACTTCCAAACCATTAAACTTACAGAAGCAACTATCAGGATCAGCCAAAGTTGTGGGAATCAACAATTCTTCTTGATCTACACCAGCTATTTTCCTTCTCTGTTTAGCTTTGGAATCATACACTTGCTCTGTAGATCCAAAGAAATCACCCATTGAACATCTGTGCGCGCATCATTAGCAAAATCCAAGGTAGAAAATTGGggaacaaattgaaaattgttggCAAATGATTAGaacaaatttttagaaaaacaaGGTCATGTGTTCAATTTTCTACGTTAGTCTGTGAAATTCCCCAGAAAATGTCGTAAAAGTTCGGTTTCTTCAGTAGTAAACCCCATAATTCTACAGAACTATGCAAACATGGTGATTCACCAACAATGCAGAAAGCATACAGAGAGTATTCAGCATCGGAACCACCGACGGAAAGCATAGTTACAGACGTCGAAGTccagaagaaatgaagaaggcAAGTAAATTACCAGAGTATTCAGCATCGGAACCACCGacggaggaagaagaagaagcagcagCGGAAACAGAAAGAGGAACGCGAGCGATTGAGGAGCTACCTCGCGTAAAACTGTTGTTCCTCTGAATCCTTGAACCGCCATTGATGTCTGCACGGAAATGCAAGCAGAACAGAGCAGGGGAAAGGGAAGGAGAAAGCACGTGCCCGAACATCAAGAGCAAATGACTCGACCCGATCCAGCCGAAATAATCGAGAGACGTGCCGTATAAAGCGTAATCGTCTAATGGCGCATTTTATCTCTCTTAAGACGACAGCATTAAAATCTTGGTCCTCCACATATAGGTACTAGCCTTAGGGTTTGAGAATTAAATTGAGCTTACAAAATGGAAGCACTGGTCTGTAGGAAGCTCGGAGATCCAACAACGTCGGTGCCCAGCGATGATAATTCTCCGGTGGTGCTGAGTAAAAATCATCCGATTCCGACGTTGGATTCTCCGACGTCAGTCAGAGTTCAGATTACAGCTACAAGTTTGAATTACGCCAATTACCTTCAGATTCTAGGGAAATACCAAGAGAAGCCTCCTCTTCCTTTCATCCCTGGTTCTGATTACTCTGGAATCGTCGTTGCTGTTGGCTCCAAAGTTTCCAAGTTCCGAGTCGGAGATCGCGTTTGCTCCTTCGTTGGCGTCGGTTCTTTTGCTCAATTCGTCGTTGACGATGAGTCACGACTGTATGTTCTTTCTCGCCATTGGCCTCCTTTTCTTACGTCTGTTGCTACAGTCATGAATTTGCGCTGAAGCATATCTCTTCTCTGTTTGACCTTTTTTCATAAACAAACTGAAGATTCCGAGTACCTGATGGATGCGATCTGGTGGCCGCTAGCGCACTTCCGGTTGTGTTCGGGACCTCGCATGTTGCCCTTGTACACAGGGCCAAGCTGGCTCCTGGACaggtatttttcttctctctggtTCAGATGTGTAAATTTGTTGGCGTCTTCCATGGATTCATCTCTAAGCACAAAAAGCTGAACAAAAGTAGCATTTGTACATTAGATTTTGCatagcaatctaaacaaaaacaaatgaatcaaataagAAATTGGAGAAAACGATCTTATTCGTAATGGTGTCctcaaattcttgtaaaaAGGCAAAATATTCTTAGTACCTGAACAAATTTCTTTGCACCATTTTTCTGCGTCTCTAGCAAACATTTTGAGAATTAAGGTATTTCTGAAACATCCTTTTTAGATTGAACCACGAATGCTACTTTTTCAATCAATCAAGTCCCTCAAGTCCTCGGGATGCAATCGACCATGAAATTTTGAACGTATACTTTGATCCCCGGTCTCCTTTTTGTGTTGTCACGAGAGTAGATATCTCTCTTTTGAACTTCATTATTAGTCGTTGTTCACATTAGAGGTACAAATTTCTCTTTTGGCTCAAGTTCAATAGCCACAGGCCAGCATTTGTTCTCAGATTGTTGTGTTCTCAAATATCTAGACTTGTGGATGGAGTATCATCTTTAAACATTGGTAACGCAATAGTTCAtgattataaaatgaaaatttataggTACTGTTGGTTCTCGGGGCAGCTGGAGGCGTCGGCCTAGCTGCTGTTCAAATCGGTAAGGTCTGCGGTGCAGTTGTTATTGCAGTTGCTAGGTAAACAAGTATTTCATAAATCAACCATCAACTCTGTCCAAAAGTTCTTCTGTTATTTCCTGGCCCCCTTTCACCTACTCAAACAAGGTTATGATACAGCATATAATGAGATCTGTTCCTTGCATTGTCTTTCAGGGGAGCTAAAAAGGTAGAGTATCTCCGGTCCTTGGGCGTCGACCATGTAGTAGACTTAAATCATCAAAACGTCATTGAAAACGTGAAGGCCTTCCTCAAGGAAAGAAAACTTAAAGGGGTTGATGTTCTGTATGATCCAGTTGGAGGAAAGCTGACAAAAGATTCAATGAAACTTCTAAATTGGAGCGCAAACATTCTTGTGATCGGGTTTGCGAGCGGGGAGGTCCCTGTTATTCCCGCAAATATAGCCCTTGTTAAGGTAAccctctttttgttttccttctaTTACCATTTACTTTCCCATGTTCAATCTTTCTATTACAATATGAACAGAACTGGACGGTGCATGGACTTTATTGGGGCAGCTATAGTATACATAGACCCCAAGTTCTTGAAGAATCTATGACCGAGCTATTATCCTGGTTATCGAGCGGATTGATCCGAGTTCACATTTCTCATATTTATAGCCCACTAGAGGTGAGTAACCTTTGAGCTTACCTCAATTTGCCACTGCATTAGATTCTAATGGTTTTTTTCACTAAAGGAGTGTTTCATTCTTTGGAGGATTCACTATTTCTCCTCTCTCACACACATTATGTTGATGATTGTAATGCTGCATCTGAAGTTAGCTTGAGTACCGTAGAATCTACTTTTAAGCCTATGGAAACGAGCTACTGGTTCAtaaattgtgaaatctcacgttggttggagagggaaacaaaacattctttataagggtgtggaaacctctacctagcatatgcgttttaaaaaccctgAAGggaacccgaaagggaaagcctaaactTTATAAGGCTGTTTTTGTTGGAGCTAAGATCTTTGAGTCTTAGCTCACCGTAGTTGAGTCTAGgcattatttatctttttaaagaTTGGAGGTTGAAAGCTTCTCACTATGTGTCGTTCGAGAGTCGAAAAAGTGTACTTAGCTGACATGTAACGCACTATCTTTCGTGTTCAATGTCGGATTATCTTCATGGTAAAACGAATTGACATACTCATCTGATTCTTTTCACAGGCCAACCTTGCCTTTTATGCCATCAAGAACAGAGAAGCTGTTGGGAAAGTAGTGTTGGTATTTGAAGACAAGACCATGAAATCGAAGCTGTAAGGGATTCAACGTGGATATGAGGAGGAAATGGTAACCATAATGTACTGAAACTCaagctttccttttcattacTTGTAGACTTCGAAAATTGTAAACTCAAGCTTCCGTTTTCCAAAGAAATAAGGCTTTGAAACGTAGAAGAAGAAGCCCATTgtgtatttgattttttttaaaacacatctatttGATACTCAATTCCAAGGGGCTGTGAGTTCTCcttctttataatattttagaatacaacaaatattttagaatacaacaaataagaaaaaattgattaaatgaGATCTTTAAAGAAATTAGTACATTCAGAGAGAGTTTTCTCGACTAAAATGCGTATCTATCATATTCATAATACAGAGAAACAAATGATTCGACACAATTTGGAGCTTTCCGTGCTTGCTTGTCTCGGTTTTCAATGTGGACAGGTCCGTGTCGAGCATTCTAGGCTAAATATGATGTTGACAATGGATGGATTGAGAAAATTTTTGAactcattcaaaattttgggtttggtGGGTAATCCATGCAACTTTAATATTAAAGTTTCCAAtctaactatttatttttgagttgggCTAGATTGAATTGTCAAATTCAAtctaactatttatttttgagttgggAATTGTCAAATTGTTTTCCTAATCTAACTATTTAAATCTAacattgaatttgaattgtttttaatctatttaaatCTGGGTTGGGCTAGATTGAATTGTCAGATTGTTTTCCTAATTTAGGGGAATTGTCagattattttcaaatattaaatattttaaggtGGCATTCATtacaaatgttaaatattattaatttttataataaacttaaaaataaagtagggttggattgagttgtaTCCCTAATTTCGGGTCTGGttgaccaaataaaaaaatgtcaacccgtgagccaatccaaaataaaaaattcaatgaaaaaatttcaattatatgaaCACCCTTCTTCTAAGTTTAggtatcttattttattatttgtgggGCTTTTTACAAGGTATGCTTTTCGGACTTTCCAAAATGGCGGTTTGGCCCTCCGTAttcttttcatatataatataaattaggtTTTTTTAAGAGGGACGTGCGGACGAGGTGAAGTTTGAGTAGAGTAGGACGAGATAACGCGCGCCCGCCATGGGGAGAAGTACGTAAATCCTTTCGTTTCTTCATCTAATACCTTCTCCCATGTTTCTCTCTGACTTGTATTTCGCAATTTTTGTGCTTTCCTCAACTTAAAATGTAGATACAAATTATTCGTCGTTTTTCTGGATGCAAT
This window encodes:
- the LOC111808787 gene encoding uncharacterized protein LOC111808787 isoform X1 produces the protein MFGHVLSPSLSPALFCLHFRADINGGSRIQRNNSFTRGSSSIARVPLSVSAAASSSSSVGGSDAEYSEQVYDSKAKQRRKIAGVDQEELLIPTTLADPDSCFCKFNGLEVHYKVYDPELQGDSLYQTRTPTLTPDPSPALPTTSTPHRSNKIGLPMILLHGFGASVFSWNWVMKPLADITGSKVLAFDRPAFGLTSREDYLGHSSAGTNDTKPLNPYSMAFSVLATLYFIGFLGAEKAILIGHSAGSLVAVNSYFQDPQRVAALILVAPAILAPLGVRFPRDNPVQENVSDSNVVGNPVVQLFKILSDVAKFIVQSIMQMVKRILEILDFLYIKLLLALLRSTLVLTLVRMIIDKAGIVAIKNAWYDSARVNEHILHGYTKPLRTKNWDKALVEFVAAMLTDRASPPISERLHEISCPVLIITGDSDRLVPSWNAVKLSQAIPGSHLEVIKHCGHLPHEEKVDEFVSIVQKFLYRTFSDSQEQ
- the LOC111808787 gene encoding uncharacterized protein LOC111808787 isoform X2 codes for the protein MGDFFGSTEQVYDSKAKQRRKIAGVDQEELLIPTTLADPDSCFCKFNGLEVHYKVYDPELQGDSLYQTRTPTLTPDPSPALPTTSTPHRSNKIGLPMILLHGFGASVFSWNWVMKPLADITGSKVLAFDRPAFGLTSREDYLGHSSAGTNDTKPLNPYSMAFSVLATLYFIGFLGAEKAILIGHSAGSLVAVNSYFQDPQRVAALILVAPAILAPLGVRFPRDNPVQENVSDSNVVGNPVVQLFKILSDVAKFIVQSIMQMVKRILEILDFLYIKLLLALLRSTLVLTLVRMIIDKAGIVAIKNAWYDSARVNEHILHGYTKPLRTKNWDKALVEFVAAMLTDRASPPISERLHEISCPVLIITGDSDRLVPSWNAVKLSQAIPGSHLEVIKHCGHLPHEEKVDEFVSIVQKFLYRTFSDSQEQ
- the LOC111808788 gene encoding quinone oxidoreductase-like protein 2 homolog codes for the protein MEALVCRKLGDPTTSVPSDDNSPVVLSKNHPIPTLDSPTSVRVQITATSLNYANYLQILGKYQEKPPLPFIPGSDYSGIVVAVGSKVSKFRVGDRVCSFVGVGSFAQFVVDDESRLFRVPDGCDLVAASALPVVFGTSHVALVHRAKLAPGQVLLVLGAAGGVGLAAVQIGKVCGAVVIAVARGAKKVEYLRSLGVDHVVDLNHQNVIENVKAFLKERKLKGVDVLYDPVGGKLTKDSMKLLNWSANILVIGFASGEVPVIPANIALVKNWTVHGLYWGSYSIHRPQVLEESMTELLSWLSSGLIRVHISHIYSPLEANLAFYAIKNREAVGKVVLVFEDKTMKSKL